A single window of Streptomyces sudanensis DNA harbors:
- a CDS encoding sulfite exporter TauE/SafE family protein yields the protein MSTLILALAAGAVVGLALGALGGGGSVLAVPALIYLLGFTPAAATTASLIIVTATSLTALYVHARAGNVRWKAGALFAAAGLLPAAAAGAAAARLPQPVLTGAFAVVAALAAVRMLRPARADAGRAAAHPAKAAGVGAGLGALTGLLGVGGGFLAVPALATVLAFEMQAAVGTSLLVISANSVASLATRGATATGVDWAVVAPFAGAAILGAWDGKRLAAKASGTLLRRVFAAALLVVAALMLADALL from the coding sequence GTGAGCACGCTGATCCTGGCACTGGCCGCCGGGGCCGTGGTCGGGCTCGCCCTGGGCGCCCTCGGCGGGGGCGGCAGCGTCCTGGCGGTGCCCGCGCTGATCTACCTGCTCGGTTTCACGCCCGCCGCCGCCACCACCGCCAGCCTGATCATCGTCACCGCCACCTCGCTGACCGCCCTCTACGTTCACGCCCGCGCCGGGAACGTCCGCTGGAAGGCCGGGGCCCTCTTCGCGGCGGCCGGCCTCCTGCCCGCCGCCGCGGCGGGCGCCGCCGCCGCCCGCCTGCCCCAGCCGGTCCTCACCGGCGCGTTCGCCGTCGTCGCCGCGCTCGCCGCGGTGAGGATGCTGCGGCCCGCCCGGGCGGATGCCGGCCGGGCGGCGGCCCACCCGGCGAAGGCCGCGGGAGTCGGCGCGGGACTGGGGGCGCTGACCGGGCTGCTCGGGGTCGGCGGGGGTTTCCTCGCGGTCCCCGCCCTGGCCACGGTGCTCGCCTTCGAGATGCAGGCCGCCGTCGGGACCAGCCTGCTGGTCATCTCGGCGAACTCCGTGGCCTCGCTCGCCACCCGCGGCGCCACCGCGACCGGCGTCGACTGGGCGGTGGTCGCCCCCTTCGCCGGGGCGGCGATCCTCGGCGCCTGGGACGGCAAGCGCCTGGCGGCCAAGGCGTCCGGCACCCTGCTGCGGCGGGTCTTCGCCGCGGCGCTGCTGGTCGTGGCCGCCCTCATGCTCGCCGACGCCCTCCTGTGA